The stretch of DNA TTTTAGGGATGGCATTTTTGTTGACCATGATGGCAACTGTTTTCAATCGCACGTAGGGGCGTGACAGGTACATGTAGCCGTTGTATTTTCTGCCGTCCACGCCGGCGGAATTTTTCGTGTAATAAAATTTCGTCCCTTTCTGATCGTGCGCCAGCCCCACAATGTGCATCAAATGATCGTCTGTCGTTTGAAAATTATCAAAAGTGAGTTCCCGCATTTCTTGCGTGACCTTTTTCTCTTTCACCGGTTCGGTGATTTTCTCCTTGCGCTCGGCCTTGGTTTTGTCTTCCCAGTCTTTTTCCGGCACGATCGCATAGCCGGTTTCGCGCGTGGAAAAATCCCGCTCGCTCACATCACCGTCCCAGACCACAGAAAAGCCATGTTTCAGCGCGTGATCGATAATTTTTTCCAGATCATTAATCGGCACGTTGTAATAATTGTCATTGAACGTCCAATTGTCCGGCACTTCGAGACGGCATTTTTCGTAGAAAGGATAAATCTGATAAGATGTCAGTTCAACATAGTCGTCAAAATTTAAGCGCAAATAATTTTCAGCGAAGCTTTTGGGAGTGTATTTTTTCCCCTGAAAAAGAAAATCCACCGG from Calditrichota bacterium encodes:
- a CDS encoding aminopeptidase is translated as MRKLFALSVILGLILVNFNIVHSQEKKKDEDKSPYQFTIDYEVPHTPVKNQAKTGTCWCFSTVSYLESEALRLGKGELNLSEMFVVRHTYPRKAESYVRLHGNATFGQGGQSHDVIDQIRRYGIVPENVYPGMEIGEKQHNHSEMFGVLKAILDGTLRGRKLTPRWEDAFNSVLDIYLGKPPVDFLFQGKKYTPKSFAENYLRLNFDDYVELTSYQIYPFYEKCRLEVPDNWTFNDNYYNVPINDLEKIIDHALKHGFSVVWDGDVSERDFSTRETGYAIVPEKDWEDKTKAERKEKITEPVKEKKVTQEMRELTFDNFQTTDDHLMHIVGLAHDQKGTKFYYTKNSAGVDGRKYNGYMYLSRPYVRLKTVAIMVNKNAIPKKYRKKLGL